TCGTTgtattatactaataaaataggaaaattatatCACGAAAGTTTTATACTTTAAAAACAACAGCCCGAAAACCCATATCACTATGCGGCGCTCCTTCtacggttccagacctcttcaaccatatcagcctgcagtgatgtatgcgatatttggctccgcatatccgtgtaccgctggatcaagtattcattagTACGTGGTACAGTCATCTGCAGGGGCTCCATGGCAATACCCGAGCTCAAACTAGCACCATCTTCTGGTGTCcatcgctctgcagcaaatccttcgccagctattatcatattgtgcaatatgatacatgcagtcatgatgtctgagacatcattttcgtgccattgtcgaaccgggcaccgtataatggcccatcgcaCTTGGAGGACACCAAACGCTCGCTctacatccttcctagcaccctcttgttttttcGCGAAGTAGGTTTGCTTCTGCCCAACGGGTTGTCAGATCGacttcacaaacacgggccagcgagggtatatcccatcggccaaatagtatcccagtACTACGTGCCGTTGGCCATGAATCTAACTTGCGGACCCTCACCCTGGCTCTCGTCATTGAACAGGTGGGACGAtcgtagaacgttgatgtcgttgttcgacccagcgACCCTAAAATACGCATGACAGATTCGCAAGCGGTAGTCAGCAATGgcttccaggatcatcgtgggatgtcgGCCTTTGAAACCAGAAGTGAACTGCCCCTTCCAAGCCACTGGGCAGTTCCTCCgctcccagtgcatgcaatcgatgcttcccaACATCCCCGAAAAATGATGTACAGTCTCGTGCATATCAATCAGACTCTGGCAATCATCGGCCGTTggcttccgtagaaactccccTTTGAAGATATCCTTAACGCCCTTACAAAACTGCCTCAACATCTGTAGGGCAGTCGTTTCGCccatgtgcaggtattcgtcaaacatgtcagcgggcccggcataggcaagctgcctaattgccaCTTGTACACTTCTGATATGTCGACAAGACGGGTCGGCCGGTGGCATCATATCGCAAGTTGAAGCACTTGAACCGCTGTGCCAAACACGTCGCTATATGGACGAAGAgttgttgcgacattctgaaacgCCGACGGAAAATCTCTGCCGGATAACGGGCGTTCTCGCTGAAGTAGTCTTCCATCAACCGGCGGTCAGCCCCGGCATGGTCACGGTCGATATACCGCCGATGATAGAACGGCCGAGGGACTGCTaccgctgccgccgcctccttcgcagcctccgccgccgcctccgcctcgtCAGCTTCCTGTTGCACCGCTGCAACTAGGTTTTGGATCTCCAAATCTACCGCTTCTTGGAACCGTTCATCGTCTGATTCCATATTTCAGAAGTTGAAGTAAAATAGATTGGAAAGATTGGAGAGAGTGGTGTTTGAATTGGGGTAGAAAAATGGAGGAAAAATGGGgtgtatttaataaaaaaaaggaacaaaaaaaaattaaaaatcgcgGCCCAACCGCGAAACGTGGCCCGCTGCAGTGGtgggccgcggctcacacggctcagccgcgtgaaggccgcggctcCCTCGTGGCTCTCGGCCCTCAGCCACCATTCTCGGCTCTCTGCAGTGGGGGCAGCGCACCCGAGCcacgggccgcggctcccccagtGTGGACACTCTAACATTTTGAGTCCTACAAATCTAATCTACTTCTCATAATCATAACtcatatgaaaaaaaaaaattaagatttaATATAATCCTAGATTCCTAGATTTATTGATCCCCCCAAAATCTAATAAACTCCTCAATTTCCTCAGCAAACAAGAACAAGAACTCAGCTTTCACACACACAATTTCATCTAGTGTGTGTAAGCTGCTGCTGCTTTGCAAATTTCAGCTGATTGACCGGCGATGCGTTTCACTTTTGGCGGCGCCCAAAACCCTAACATGTGAAATCGCCATCCTCACCTCAAAAAGACCCAATCTTGAACCCTAATTCCAGCCCCAACAAGAAAATGCGCGACCCGGACGTGTAAGAAAATTGATGAGAACCCAGGACTGGATGAGCATTTGGGATCATGTATGATTCTTGAGGAGTTGCATTTGAGGAAGTGTCACATGCAAGGCAAGCAGGGTGTGAAGGCGTTGTTTGTAGTTTGTCGGAGTATTAGAGAGCTGGTTCTTGAGGACTGCTGGGGATTGGATGACAGTGTCTTTGCTGCTGCCACTATTTTTAGGTATATACATAACTCTTGCGTCTCTTATCTACAACTTAATTATGTCATCCTAAGATTGAGTATGCTTGTTATGACATTACTATCGTCAAATATTTTGTCTTGCACACTGCTATAGAAAAAAATAAGTAGAATTCAATATCTGCCTATGTTGAAGAAACAGAAATGTGATGCTATCTTGCTAAGCTGCTCATATTTTCTCAATATCTAGTTGGGTGAATTGAAATTGTTTACTACTATGAAATATGGAGTGCATGTTTTTTGTGACATTTATCGCAACATGCAGCTTCAACAAAAAATTTTCATTTGATATTGAGAAGATTATGATCTCAACATTATTGAGCTAGAGAGAAACGATTGAGCTTGTATTATTGATCGAGTAAAAGTAAGTTTACAATGAGAGATCATACTCTTATATACTAAGCAAGCTAACTAATCcatgaaacacaaaaatatCTAGTGCCAACTAGGATAGCTAACAAACTAACTATAACAAACTATAACTAACTAACTGATCTAGCCGTTGGCTAGTCTCTCGAAGCTTCATTCTCCTTGATTTCACGTGTACATGGCTCGCATATATGTTGCTGTGTGTATATGATCTAATAGCCCCCCTCAAGATGGACTATACACGGTTGTGAAATCCATCTTGGACAAAAGCGTGTGAAATGGCGTTGAAGATAAAGGCTTGGTGAATATGTCGGCAAGTTGAAGGTTGTTGTGTACATGGATGGGCTTGGTCACACCTTCAAGTAATTTTTCTCGAACCTTATGGCAATCGATCTCTATGTGTTTCGTGCGCTCGTGAAATACGGGATTTGAACTGATATAAACCGCGGCTTGATTATCACAATATAGAGGGACTGGTTGCTTGATCTCAACTCCAAAATCTTTGAGTAAGGCTAAGATCAAAACAACTTCACAGCAAGCCAATGCCATTGCTCTGTATTCGGATTCAGCCGAGGATCTAGAGACGGTATGCTGCTTCTTAGAGCGCCAAGATATTAAAGAACTACCAAGAAACAAGCAAAAGCCTGAGATGCTTCTCCTTGTATCTGGACAAGCATCTGAAAAAATGCTTAAAGTTGGATCTGCTTGTGCTGAGTAGAAGAGACCATGCCCCAGAGTACGTTTCAAGTATCGACGAACCTTCTCAGCCGCTAACATGTGTCCAGAGCAAGGTTTGGCCAAGAATTGGCTGAGTTTATTTA
This sequence is a window from Salvia splendens isolate huo1 chromosome 14, SspV2, whole genome shotgun sequence. Protein-coding genes within it:
- the LOC121765681 gene encoding uncharacterized protein LOC121765681, encoding MFDEYLHMGETTALQMLRQFCKGVKDIFKGEFLRKPTADDCQSLIDMHETVHHFSGMLGSIDCMHWERRNCPVAWKGQFTSGFKGRHPTMILEAIADYRLRICHAYFRVAGSNNDINVLRSSHLFNDESQGEGPQVRFMANGT